A stretch of Armatimonadota bacterium DNA encodes these proteins:
- the mtaB gene encoding tRNA (N(6)-L-threonylcarbamoyladenosine(37)-C(2))-methylthiotransferase MtaB translates to MTQHTPPTVALKTLGCKLNQFESEQIREELVRLGAICVPFDARADIYIINSCTVTAKTDRDCRRLIRRARKTNPSAFIAVTGCYAQVSPDDLAAIPEADLIVGNEAKGDLPATIRARTAGSLTWPATDVSLAVPCFDRGTMVDEFADHTRAFVKVQEGCNAACAYCIIPRARGRSRSVPLAQVLEQARRLVDAGFPEIVLIGTHLGQYGQDLPDGIDLCGLVEQLADLPDMRRLRLSSIEPLEVPDRLIRLVAHHPKVCRHLHIPIQHSDETVLRRMNRPYGPDTLLDLITRIHGADPGVNIGSDVIVGFPGETDAQFETCRRFIEDLPFGYLHVFTYSPRKNTPAATMPDQVNPQVKLARNHLLRELSERKRSAFAAGMIGQVLHVIFERPAEGREGWLDGLSDNYLRVFAPGACDLLGRTVPVRIGASRGEVLEGTICAEG, encoded by the coding sequence ATGACTCAGCACACCCCGCCTACCGTGGCGTTGAAGACCCTGGGCTGCAAGCTGAACCAGTTCGAGAGCGAGCAGATTCGCGAAGAGCTGGTGCGCCTTGGCGCCATCTGCGTCCCCTTCGACGCCCGGGCCGACATCTACATCATCAACAGTTGCACCGTCACTGCGAAGACCGACCGGGACTGCCGCCGCCTCATCCGACGCGCGCGCAAGACCAACCCCTCTGCATTCATCGCAGTCACCGGGTGTTACGCCCAGGTAAGCCCTGATGACCTCGCGGCGATCCCCGAAGCCGACCTGATCGTGGGCAACGAGGCCAAAGGCGACCTTCCCGCCACTATCCGCGCGCGCACTGCCGGCAGTCTCACGTGGCCGGCGACCGATGTTTCCCTCGCGGTTCCCTGCTTCGACCGCGGCACGATGGTGGACGAGTTCGCGGATCACACCCGGGCCTTCGTCAAAGTCCAGGAGGGCTGCAATGCCGCCTGCGCCTACTGTATCATCCCTCGCGCACGGGGCCGCAGCCGCAGCGTTCCCCTGGCGCAGGTGCTGGAACAGGCCCGCCGTCTCGTGGATGCAGGCTTCCCCGAGATCGTGCTCATCGGCACCCATCTCGGCCAGTACGGACAGGACCTGCCCGACGGTATCGATCTCTGCGGCCTCGTCGAGCAACTCGCCGATCTGCCCGACATGCGCCGCCTGCGCCTGAGTTCCATCGAGCCGCTGGAAGTTCCGGACCGGCTCATCCGTCTGGTCGCCCATCACCCCAAAGTCTGTCGCCACTTGCACATACCCATCCAGCATAGCGACGAGACGGTATTGCGCCGCATGAACCGCCCTTACGGCCCCGACACGCTCCTGGACCTGATCACCCGGATTCACGGGGCCGATCCGGGCGTCAACATTGGCAGTGACGTGATCGTCGGCTTCCCCGGCGAGACCGACGCACAGTTCGAGACCTGCCGTCGCTTCATCGAAGACCTGCCCTTTGGCTACCTGCACGTGTTCACTTACTCGCCCCGTAAGAACACGCCCGCGGCAACCATGCCCGATCAGGTGAACCCGCAGGTGAAACTCGCCCGCAATCACCTGCTGCGGGAACTCTCCGAACGCAAGCGCTCGGCCTTCGCCGCGGGCATGATCGGTCAGGTTCTCCACGTGATCTTCGAACGCCCCGCCGAGGGTCGCGAGGGCTGGCTGGACGGCTTGTCGGACAACTACCTGCGGGTGTTCGCGCCGGGTGCGTGCGACCTCCTGGGCCGGACGGTACCTGTCCGGATCGGCGCCTCCCGGGGCGAAGTTCTCGAAGGCACTATTTGCGCGGAGGGATGA
- a CDS encoding glycosyltransferase family 4 protein — MHQSRRPLRVLQVIAPHRYSGAERIAVTLADGLQRRGHEVVFACNGQPQFLDALRDRGLACESSGVYGKLNPLPLARLVRLARRFRADVIHTHLSSAAWLGGLAGKSLGVPVLAHVHALNTRTWYGRADMLAACSQGVKDHLVSQGLAPERIQVIYNGIDLSRLERLRPLADVRRDMSISDGQPVVGVAAHLTPKKGQRYVVEAAALLREKRPNLLCYLLGEGEMQHALADLARALGIGDRVRLMGYRPDAVDLMQAMDIVLLPSIAKEGLGLCLVEASALGKPVIGSDAPGINEVIEPGRTGLLVPPGDARALADAIDYLLADRDLCRRMGQAGRERVAAMFDLERMVDETEQLYYRIIDDRAPRKRR, encoded by the coding sequence ATGCATCAGTCTCGACGCCCTCTCAGAGTCCTCCAGGTCATCGCGCCTCATCGCTACTCAGGCGCTGAGCGTATCGCGGTGACTCTCGCCGATGGACTCCAGCGACGCGGGCATGAGGTGGTTTTCGCCTGCAACGGCCAGCCTCAGTTCCTCGACGCCCTGCGCGACCGTGGCCTTGCCTGTGAGAGCTCCGGGGTTTATGGCAAGCTGAACCCACTGCCGCTGGCGCGCCTTGTCCGCCTGGCCCGCAGGTTCCGCGCGGACGTGATCCACACTCATTTGTCAAGCGCTGCCTGGCTTGGCGGCCTGGCCGGCAAATCCCTTGGGGTCCCTGTCCTGGCCCACGTACACGCCCTCAACACCCGCACCTGGTATGGCCGGGCTGATATGCTTGCCGCCTGCTCCCAGGGCGTCAAGGATCACCTGGTCTCCCAGGGGCTGGCTCCCGAGCGCATACAGGTCATCTACAATGGGATCGACCTGTCCCGCCTGGAGCGCCTCCGACCTCTAGCTGATGTGCGCCGGGACATGTCCATCAGCGACGGTCAGCCCGTGGTGGGTGTGGCGGCGCACCTCACGCCGAAGAAAGGGCAGCGCTATGTCGTCGAGGCCGCGGCCCTTCTGCGCGAGAAACGGCCGAATCTCTTGTGCTACCTCCTCGGCGAGGGCGAAATGCAGCACGCACTCGCCGACCTCGCCCGCGCTCTTGGCATTGGCGACCGCGTGCGTCTTATGGGATACCGCCCGGATGCCGTGGACCTCATGCAGGCCATGGATATCGTCCTGCTGCCTTCAATCGCCAAGGAAGGACTGGGGCTGTGTCTTGTGGAAGCATCCGCCCTGGGTAAGCCTGTGATCGGCAGCGACGCCCCGGGCATCAACGAGGTCATCGAGCCGGGGCGCACCGGTCTGCTCGTGCCTCCGGGAGACGCCCGCGCCCTGGCTGACGCAATAGACTACCTTCTCGCCGACCGGGACCTGTGTCGGCGCATGGGGCAAGCCGGGCGCGAACGAGTGGCCGCCATGTTCGACCTGGAGCGCATGGTCGACGAGACGGAGCAGCTATACTACCGGATAATCGACGACAGAGCCCCGCGAAAGCGCCGCTGA
- a CDS encoding CHAD domain-containing protein, giving the protein MPKAKPETLKPTTTVAEAMRILFPPRVKEILKHEKAVRKSDIEGVHDMRVATKRLREAARVFRPAFGRTRMDRHLSHMAALNDALGKVREFDVMGLQLEALGERQEGLLDGLQPLIDQLAQRRAEANEKLLPVLDETLPYLEEDFAELTRDRSRKRADVWKMPFVDMCRATILRRIDEAFALEAEARAIENQAELHRMRIALKKARYALELCLPLLDSRAQGAYKPIARLQEIMGEVHDRDVMRDHLEKARGNPLSDEAAHAGVALCAQDRAELHGKMIDLLDEIRDKKRIGKLKKALESCC; this is encoded by the coding sequence ATGCCAAAGGCAAAGCCCGAGACCCTCAAACCGACGACCACCGTCGCTGAAGCCATGCGGATCCTCTTCCCGCCACGCGTGAAGGAAATCCTCAAGCACGAAAAGGCCGTGCGCAAGTCCGACATCGAGGGCGTCCACGACATGCGCGTGGCCACAAAACGCCTGCGTGAAGCAGCCCGCGTTTTCCGTCCCGCATTTGGCCGCACCCGCATGGACCGTCACCTCTCCCACATGGCAGCCCTCAATGACGCCCTGGGCAAAGTGCGCGAGTTCGATGTGATGGGCCTGCAACTCGAAGCGTTGGGTGAGCGCCAGGAGGGGCTCCTCGATGGCTTGCAGCCCCTCATCGACCAGTTGGCACAGCGACGCGCCGAAGCCAACGAGAAGCTGCTTCCGGTCCTCGACGAGACCCTGCCATATCTGGAGGAAGACTTTGCCGAACTCACCCGGGACCGCAGCAGGAAGCGGGCAGACGTGTGGAAGATGCCCTTCGTGGACATGTGCCGCGCGACCATCTTGCGGCGTATCGACGAGGCTTTCGCCCTGGAAGCTGAGGCGCGGGCCATCGAGAACCAGGCGGAATTGCACCGCATGAGGATTGCCCTCAAGAAGGCACGCTATGCTCTCGAACTGTGTCTGCCGCTGCTCGATTCACGGGCGCAGGGAGCGTACAAGCCCATCGCGAGACTTCAGGAGATCATGGGCGAGGTGCACGACCGCGACGTCATGCGCGATCATCTTGAAAAGGCGCGAGGTAACCCACTATCCGACGAGGCCGCCCATGCCGGCGTCGCTCTGTGTGCGCAGGACCGCGCCGAACTCCACGGGAAGATGATCGACCTGCTGGACGAGATCCGCGACAAGAAACGGATCGGCAAGCTGAAGAAAGCCCTCGAATCCTGCTGCTGA